In Alteribacter lacisalsi, a genomic segment contains:
- the hemE gene encoding uroporphyrinogen decarboxylase translates to MFNDRLLKAARKEAVDHVPVWYMRQAGRSQPEYRKIKEKYSLEEITQQPELCAWVTKLPVDQYSNDAAILYKDIMTPLPAIGVDVEIKKGIGPVIDNPLRSGSDVEKLGELNPEQDVPFVLETIGILREQLNVPLIGFSGAPFTLSSYMIEGGPSKNYNKTKAMMYSEPEAWFKLMDKLGDMVITYTKAQVAAGAQAIQIFDSWVGALSAADYRTYVKPVMNRIFSEVKKETGVPLITFGVGARHLTKDWHELPVDVVGLDWRYPIGEARADGITKTVQGNLDPTILLAPWDVIETRAKEVLDQGLEQPGFIFNLGHGVFPEIKPETLQRLTAFVHDYSREKLTK, encoded by the coding sequence ATGTTTAACGACCGGCTTTTAAAAGCGGCCAGAAAAGAAGCGGTGGACCACGTCCCCGTTTGGTATATGAGGCAGGCGGGACGTTCCCAGCCTGAATATCGTAAAATCAAGGAAAAATACTCCCTGGAGGAAATTACGCAGCAGCCTGAGCTGTGCGCGTGGGTAACAAAGCTGCCTGTTGATCAGTACAGCAATGATGCTGCCATCCTGTATAAGGATATTATGACCCCGCTGCCGGCTATTGGTGTGGATGTGGAAATTAAAAAAGGGATCGGCCCGGTGATTGATAACCCGCTCCGCTCAGGCAGCGATGTGGAAAAACTCGGAGAACTGAACCCGGAACAGGACGTCCCTTTCGTACTGGAAACGATCGGTATCCTGAGGGAACAGCTGAATGTACCTCTGATCGGCTTCAGCGGGGCACCGTTTACCCTGTCAAGCTATATGATTGAGGGCGGTCCTTCCAAGAATTATAATAAGACAAAAGCAATGATGTATTCCGAGCCGGAAGCCTGGTTTAAATTAATGGACAAGCTCGGGGACATGGTGATCACCTACACGAAAGCCCAGGTGGCAGCAGGCGCCCAGGCTATTCAGATCTTTGATTCGTGGGTTGGGGCACTCAGTGCGGCAGACTACCGGACATACGTGAAGCCTGTCATGAATCGGATCTTCTCGGAAGTGAAGAAAGAAACCGGAGTGCCGCTTATTACGTTCGGAGTCGGTGCCCGTCATCTCACAAAAGACTGGCATGAACTTCCAGTTGACGTTGTCGGTCTCGACTGGCGCTATCCAATCGGAGAAGCAAGAGCGGACGGCATTACGAAAACCGTTCAGGGGAACCTCGATCCAACGATTCTTCTCGCGCCATGGGACGTTATTGAAACCCGTGCGAAGGAAGTACTCGACCAGGGACTGGAGCAGCCCGGCTTTATTTTCAACCTTGGACACGGTGTGTTCCCAGAAATCAAGCCGGAAACACTTCAGCGTCTTACTGCTTTTGTACACGATTACTCAAGAGAAAAGCTGACTAAATAA